One stretch of Melospiza georgiana isolate bMelGeo1 chromosome 28, bMelGeo1.pri, whole genome shotgun sequence DNA includes these proteins:
- the CCDC47 gene encoding PAT complex subunit CCDC47, with amino-acid sequence MKNLYIFIAVLFIPWSFTLAKYDEFEDGDDIMEYDDNDFAEFEDVSEDTVTESPQRIITTEDDEEEATVELEGQDENQEDFDDADTQEGDTESEPYDDEEFEGYEEKPDASHSKSKDPITIVNVPAHLQNSWESYYMEILMVTGLLAYIMNYIIGKNKNNRLAHAWFNTHRELLESNFALVGDDGTSKEATSTGKLNQENEHIYNLWCSGRVCCEGMLIQLKFLKRQDLLNVLARMMRPASDQVQIKVTMNDEDMDTYVFAVGTRKALVRLQKEMQDLSEFCSDKPKSGAKYGLPDSLAILSEMGEVTEGMMDAKMIHFLTHYADKIDSVQFSDQFSGPKLMQEEGQLTKLPETKKTLLFTFNVPGLGNTSPKDMESLLPLMSMVIYSIDKAKKFRLNREGKQKADKNRARVEENFLKLTHVQRQEAAQSRREEKKRAEKERIMNEEDPEKQRRLEEAALRREQKKLEKKQMKMKQIKVKAM; translated from the exons atgaagaatttatatatttttatcgCTGTCCTGTTCATCCCATGGAGCTTTACTTTGGCAAAGTATGATGAATTTGAGGATGGAGATGACATTATGGAATATGATGATAATGACTTTGCTGAGTTTGAAGATGTGAGTGAAGATACAGTCACAGAGTCTCCTCAGAGGATCATCACTACAGAAGATGATGAAGAAGAAGCCACTGTAGAGCTTGAAGGTCAGGATGAAAATCAGGAAGACTTTGATGATGCAGACACACAG GAAGGTGACACCGAGAGTGAGCCTTATGATGATGAGGAGTTTGAAGGGTATGAAGAGAAACCAGATGCATCTCATAGCAAAAGTAAAGACCCCATAACAATAGTTAAT GTCCCTGCTCACCTTCAGAACAGCTGGGAGAGTTATTACATGGAGATCCTGATGGTAACAGGTCTCCTGGCTTACATCATGAACTACATCATTGGCAAGAACAAAAACAACCGCCTGGCTCATGCTTGGTTCAACACTCACAGGGAGCTGCTAGAAAGTAACTTTGCTCTTGTTG GGGATGATGGCACTAGTAAAGAAGCTACAAGCACAGGGAAACTAAATCAAGAAAATGAGCACATATATAACTTGTGGTGCTCTGGAAGGGTGTGCTGTGAAGGAATGCTCATCCAGTTAAAG tttCTCAAGAGGCAGGATCTGCTGAATGTCCTGGCACGCATGATGAGGCCGGCGTCAGACCAAGTG CAAATAAAAGTGACAATGAATGATGAAGATATGGACACGTACGTGTTTGCTGTTGGAACCAGAAAAGCACTGGTGAGACTTCAGAAAGAGATGCAGGACCTG AGTGAGTTCTGCAGTGATAAACCTAAGTCTGGTGCAAAATATGGGCTTCCAGATTCGCTGGCCATCTTGTCAGAGATGGGAGAGGTCACGGAGGGAATGATGGATGCTAAG ATGATCCATTTCCTCACACACTACGCTGACAAGATCGACTCCGTCCAATTCTCGGACCAGTTCTCCGGTCCAAAACTTATGCAAGA GGAGGGCCAGCTTACAAAACTGCCCGAAACTAAAAAGACACTTTTGTTTACATTTAATG TGCCTGGTTTAGGCAACACTTCCCCAAAGGACATGGAGTCTTTGCTGCCTCTGATGAGCATGGTTATCTACTCCATTGACAAAGCAAAGAAGTTCAGGCTGAACAGAGAA GGTAAACAAAAAGCTGACAAGAACAGGGCTCGGGTGGAGGAGAACTTCCTCAAGCTGACTCACGTGCAGAGACAGGAGGCGGCGCAGTCCCGGCGTGAGGAGAAGAAACGGGCGGAGAAGGAGCGAATCATGAACGAGGAGGATCCCGAGAAACAGCGGCGGCTGGAG GAAGCTGCTCTGCGGCGTGAGCAGAAGAAGCTTGAGAAGAAGCAGATGAAGATGAAGCAAATCAAAGTGAAAGCCATGTGA